The following proteins come from a genomic window of Vidua chalybeata isolate OUT-0048 chromosome 2, bVidCha1 merged haplotype, whole genome shotgun sequence:
- the PANX1 gene encoding pannexin-1 gives MAIAHIATEYVFSDFLLKEPPETRYKGLRLELALDKIVTCIAVGLPLLLISLAFAQEVSIGAQISCFAPSSFSWRQAAYVDSYCWAAVQQKQPSHNNLENIPLWLHKFFPYILLLVAILLYLPCLFWRFTAAPHLSSDLKFIMEELDKAYNRAIKAANSIRSGDPRDPTDLIPAANENLTQSLWEISESYFKYPIVEQYLKTKKNSKCLIIKYITCRLLTLVIIFIACLYLGYYISLSSLSDEFLCTIKTGILKNDTTVPEVVQCKLIAVGVFKVLSYINLIVYLMVMPLVVYAMFVPWRWNSGVLKVYEILPTFDVLKLKSKHFDDLSLYLLFLEENVSELKSFKCLKVLENIAVSEKFDVMQLLANLGTIKTDTIDGKPGTAELEKPEEATTEELGKDATELQVLTDRDASGNVNTREDKRLRQRLIDSSC, from the exons ATGGCCATCGCGCACATCGCCACCGAGTACGTCTTCTCCGACTTCCTGCTGAAGGAGCCGCCGGAGACGCGCTACAAGGGGCTGCGGCTGGAGCTGGCGCTCGACAAGATCGTCACCTGCATCGCCGTGGGGCTGCCGCTGCTCCTCATCTCCCTCGCCTTCGCCCAGGAGGTCTCCATCG gTGCTCAGATAAGCTGTTTTGCACCCAGCTCTTTCTCCTGGCGACAAGCTGCTTATGTGGACTCCTActgctgggcagctgtgcagcagaagcAACCATCCCACAACAACTTAGAAAACATACCCCTGTGGCTGCATAAA ttCTTCCCATACATCCTTCTGCTTGTTGCTATCCTGCTGTATCTACCATGTTTGTTCTGGCGCTTCACTGCAGCACCTCACCTTTCCTCAGACCTGAAATTTATTATGGAAGAACTTGACAAAGCCTATAACAGGGCAATCAAAGCTGCTAATAGCATTCGAAGTGGAGACCCCAGGGACCCTACTGACTTGATTCCAGCTGCTAATGAGAACTTGACACAGAG tTTGTGGGAAATATCTGAAAGCTACTTTAAATACCCAATTGTGGAGCAGTACCTGAAGACTAAAAAGAATTCCAAGTGCttaataattaaatacattacGTGCCGTTTGCTCACACtagtaattattttcattgcatGCCTCTATCTGGGCTACTACATTAGTCTCTCCTCTCTAAGCGATGAGTTTCTGTGCACTATCAAAACTGGGATCCTTAAGAATGACACAACTGTTCCAGAAGTGGTTCAGTGCAAACTTATTGCTGTTGGTGTCTTCAAGGTACTCAGCTATATTAACTTGATCGTTTATCTGATGGTAATGCCCCTGGTAGTGTATGCAATGTTTGTTCCATGGAGGTGGAATTCAGGTGTTCTCAAAGTGTATGAAATCTTGCCAACTTTCGATGTTCTGAAACTTAAGTCAAAGCATTTTGATGACTTAAGCCTTTACCTCCTCTTTCTTGAGGAAAACGTGAGTGAACTTAAATCATTTAAATGCCTTAAAGTGCTGGAGAACATTGCAGTTTCCGAGAAGTTTGATGTCATGCAGCTTTTGGCAAACCTTGGTACTATTAAGACTGATACTATAGATGGGAAGCCAGGGACTGCTGAGTTGGAGAAGCCTGAAGAAGCGACTAcagaagagctgggaaaagatGCAACAGAGTTGCAAG TTCTGACAGACCGTGATGCAAGTGGCAATGTGAATACGAGAGAAGACAAGAGACTTCGCCAAAGACTTATAGATTCTTCGTGCTGA
- the GPR83 gene encoding G-protein coupled receptor 83, with product MLPCFVWLTLPGLVNSFVTPGKLPLNGSLEKTFVVPNVSGFFSWDNDSLADWQSFVDRSRYGAESQSTTAKALLIAAYSFIIVFALFGNVLVCHVVIKTKRVHSATSLFIVNLAVADIMITLLNTPFTLARFVNSTWIFGKGMCHVSRFAQYCSLHVSALTLTAIAVDRHQVIMHPLKPRISTGKGVIYISVIWIMATCFSLPHAIYQKLFTFEYSEDVTRCLCLPDFPEPADLFWKYLDLTTFILLYVLPLVIISAAYMTVAKKLWLRNVIGDVTIEQYFVLRKKNKKTIKMLMLVVILFAVCWFPLNCYVVLLSSQTIHTNNALYFAFHWIAMSSTCYNPFIYCWLNDSFRSELKALLNMCRKPPRPTEQRLPSIVPPYQLAWPENGNFKRLQASHVLPPSSTTQSGKTDISAVEPIVAVS from the exons ATGTTACCCTGTTTTGTCTGGCTCACCCTCCCCGGCTTGGTTAACTCCTTTGTGACCCCAGGAAAGTTGCCCCTCAAtgggagcctggagaagacttTTGTAGTCCCGAACGTGTCGGGTTTCTTTTCCTGGGATAATGACAGCCTGGCCGACTGGCAGAGCTTTGTGGACAGGAGCCGGTACGGAGCGGAGTCGCAGAGCACCACGGCGAAAGCCCTGCTCATCGCGGCGTACTCCTTCATCATCGTCTTCGCTCTCTTCGGCAATGTCCTGGTCTGTCACGTTGTCATCAAGACGAAGCGCGTGCACTCTGCCACCAGCTTGTTCATTGTGAACCTGGCTGTAGCCGATATCATGATCACGCTCCTCAATACACCTTTCACGCTG GCTCGTTTTGTGAACAGTACCTGGATCTTTGGGAAGGGGATGTGCCATGTCAGTAGGTTTGCACAGTACTGCTCTCTGCACGTCTCTGCCTTGACCCTTACAGCCATTGCTGTGGACAGGCACCAG GTTATAATGCACCCCCTGAAACCTCGCATATCTACCGGAAAAGGTGTTATCTACATCTCTGTAATCTGGATCATGGCAACTTGTTTTTCCCTACCACATGCTATCTACCAAAAGCTCTTTACTTTTGAATACAG TGAGGATGTTACCCGCTGCCTGTGTCTGCCAGATTTCCCTGAGCCTGCTGACCTCTTTTGGAAGTACCTTGATTTAACAACCTTCATTTTGCTCTATGTCCTGCCCCTTGTGATCATCTCCGCTGCCTACATGACAGTGGCAAAGAAGCTCTGGCTGCGCAATGTCATCGGGGACGTCACCATTGAGCAGTACTTCGTCCTTCGCAAAAAGAATAAGAAGACCATCAAGATGCTGATGCTCGTTGTCATCCTCTTCGCAGTTTGCTGGTTCCCCTTGAATTGCTACGTCGTCCTCCTCTCCAGCCAGACCATCCACACCAACAATGCCCTGTACTTCGCCTTCCACTGGATTGCAATGAGCAGCACCTGCTACAACCCTTTCATCTACTGCTGGCTCAATGACAGCTTCAGATCGGAACTAAAGGCTTTGCTCAACATGTGCAGAAAACCCCCCAGGCCCACAGAGCAGAGGCTTCCCTCCATAGTCCCACCCTATCAACTGGCTTGGCCAGAAAATGGCAACTTCAAGAGGTTGCAGGCCTCCCATGTCCTTCCACCATCCTCCACCACCCAGTCAGGAAAGACAGATATCTCTGCAGTTGAGCCAATAGTGGCTGTGAGCTAA